From a region of the Burkholderia sp. PAMC 26561 genome:
- the araG gene encoding L-arabinose ABC transporter ATP-binding protein AraG, translating into MMDTAVATAAPYLLLDNITVRFPGVLALDSVSLGVRTGEVHGLMGENGAGKSTLLKVLSGVNSTSGGSLSLDGVEQQFTTTKAAIEAGIAIIYQELHLVPELTVAENLMLGAMPNRFGMLDEKALVKRAISELDRLGEKIDPNMQVKHLSIGQRQMIEIGKALMRNARVIAFDEPTSSLSSRETEQLFKIIRALKSEGRAIIYVTHRMDEVYALCDRVTVFRDGRRIETFEEVDGLERDRLISCMVGRSIHDVYGYRARDIGDVQLDVQALMGPGLAEPASFSVRKGEIVGFFGLVGAGRSELMKLIYGAVKPVSGQIVLKGSKRKFRSPRDAVRAGVALCPEDRKQEGIVSIASVSDNMNMSCRRHFSPFNILNSRKEAATTTDYIAKLAIKTRNGNTPIGTLSGGNQQKVILSRWLAEEIDVFLMDEPTRGIDVGARSEIYGLLYGLAEAGRTVIVVSSDLAEVIGVADRVMVMREGKIVGNLPKAQATPDQLIKLALPG; encoded by the coding sequence GTGCGTTTTCCCGGCGTGCTTGCGCTCGACTCCGTGTCGCTCGGCGTGCGCACGGGCGAAGTCCACGGGCTGATGGGCGAGAACGGCGCGGGCAAGTCGACGTTGCTCAAAGTGCTGTCGGGCGTGAATTCGACAAGCGGTGGAAGCTTGTCGCTCGACGGCGTCGAGCAGCAGTTCACGACCACCAAGGCCGCCATTGAGGCGGGCATCGCGATCATCTATCAAGAGCTGCATCTCGTCCCGGAACTGACCGTGGCCGAGAACCTGATGCTTGGCGCAATGCCGAACCGCTTCGGCATGCTCGACGAAAAGGCGCTGGTCAAGCGCGCAATCTCCGAGCTGGACCGGCTGGGTGAAAAGATCGATCCGAACATGCAAGTCAAGCACTTGTCGATCGGGCAACGCCAGATGATCGAGATCGGCAAGGCGCTGATGCGCAACGCACGCGTGATCGCGTTCGATGAACCCACGAGTTCATTGTCATCGCGCGAGACGGAGCAACTGTTCAAGATCATTCGCGCGCTCAAAAGCGAGGGACGCGCGATCATCTACGTGACGCACCGCATGGACGAGGTCTATGCGCTTTGCGATCGCGTGACGGTGTTTCGCGATGGCCGGCGCATCGAGACCTTCGAGGAAGTCGACGGACTCGAACGCGATCGCCTGATCAGTTGCATGGTCGGACGCTCCATTCACGACGTGTACGGCTACCGTGCACGCGACATAGGCGATGTGCAGCTCGATGTGCAGGCGCTGATGGGTCCGGGTCTGGCGGAACCGGCGTCGTTCAGCGTGCGCAAGGGCGAAATAGTCGGCTTCTTCGGGCTCGTTGGCGCCGGCCGTTCCGAGCTGATGAAGCTGATCTACGGCGCGGTCAAACCCGTGTCGGGGCAGATCGTGCTCAAGGGATCGAAACGCAAGTTCAGATCGCCGCGCGACGCCGTGCGCGCGGGCGTGGCGCTGTGTCCGGAAGATCGCAAGCAGGAAGGCATTGTGTCGATCGCTTCGGTTTCCGACAATATGAACATGAGCTGCCGCCGGCACTTCAGCCCGTTCAACATCCTGAACAGCCGCAAGGAAGCCGCGACGACAACCGACTACATCGCGAAGCTCGCCATCAAGACGCGCAACGGCAACACGCCTATTGGCACGCTTTCCGGCGGCAATCAGCAGAAGGTCATTCTTTCGCGCTGGCTCGCCGAAGAGATCGATGTGTTCCTGATGGACGAGCCGACACGCGGTATCGATGTCGGCGCACGTAGCGAAATCTACGGCCTGTTGTACGGGCTTGCGGAAGCGGGGCGCACGGTCATCGTGGTATCGAGCGATCTGGCCGAGGTCATTGGCGTGGCGGATCGCGTGATGGTGATGCGCGAAGGAAAGATCGTCGGCAACCTGCCCAAGGCGCAGGCGACGCCCGATCAACTCATCAAGCTCGCCCTGCCCGGCTGA
- the araH gene encoding L-arabinose ABC transporter permease AraH, whose protein sequence is MEITPVTNQSNPAQSTGSRARAARTWDLINKSGIVMVFVILFVTLAFTVPGFISSRNIQGLLLSVTLIGSISVTMMFVLALGEVDLSVASIVAFAGVVASTLITSTHSVTLGIAGGVLAGGAVGLVNGVLIARWKINSLIVTLAMMEVVRGLAYITSNGDAVMISEERFFDLGGGSFLGISFPIWSNIVGLLLFGFLLKKTVFGKNVLAVGGNSEAALLAGLPVMRIKITVFVLQGLVTGFAGVMLASRMSLGDPKTSVGLELGVISACVLGGVSLTGGVATISGVLVGVLIMGSVQDAMSLMNVPTFYQYLIRGGILLLAVLFDQYRRSKRVA, encoded by the coding sequence ATGGAAATTACCCCCGTCACCAATCAGTCGAATCCCGCTCAAAGCACGGGCTCGCGTGCTCGCGCCGCGCGGACCTGGGACCTCATCAACAAGTCGGGCATCGTCATGGTGTTCGTGATCCTGTTCGTGACGCTGGCCTTCACCGTCCCGGGTTTCATCAGCTCGCGCAATATCCAGGGCTTGCTGTTGTCGGTCACGTTGATCGGTTCGATCTCCGTCACCATGATGTTCGTGCTCGCGCTCGGCGAGGTGGATTTGTCGGTGGCCTCGATCGTGGCGTTTGCCGGGGTGGTGGCGTCCACGCTGATCACGTCCACGCATAGCGTTACGCTGGGGATCGCGGGAGGCGTGCTGGCCGGCGGCGCGGTCGGACTAGTGAACGGCGTGCTGATTGCACGCTGGAAGATCAACTCGCTGATAGTCACGCTGGCAATGATGGAAGTGGTTCGCGGACTCGCCTACATCACGTCGAACGGCGATGCCGTGATGATCTCCGAAGAACGTTTCTTCGATCTCGGCGGCGGATCGTTCCTCGGCATTTCGTTTCCGATCTGGTCGAACATCGTCGGCTTATTGCTGTTTGGTTTTCTGCTGAAAAAGACCGTGTTCGGCAAGAACGTGCTGGCGGTGGGCGGCAATAGCGAAGCGGCGCTGCTCGCAGGTCTGCCGGTCATGCGCATCAAGATCACGGTGTTCGTGCTGCAAGGGCTCGTGACAGGGTTCGCGGGTGTCATGCTGGCTTCGCGGATGAGTCTTGGAGACCCCAAGACGTCGGTCGGGCTGGAACTCGGGGTGATATCGGCTTGCGTGCTTGGCGGCGTGTCGCTGACCGGTGGCGTGGCCACGATCTCCGGCGTGCTGGTCGGCGTGCTGATCATGGGCTCGGTGCAGGATGCAATGAGCCTCATGAATGTGCCGACCTTTTATCAGTACCTGATTCGCGGCGGGATTCTGCTGCTGGCAGTGTTGTTCGATCAGTATCGGAGAAGCAAGCGGGTGGCGTGA